From Pelotomaculum isophthalicicum JI, one genomic window encodes:
- a CDS encoding DUF1292 domain-containing protein, with protein sequence MVIDIIEVDGSEYAILLPVEEDSEEAIILKITYDDDGNELLVDIEEDEEWEKVADAWEEKITLEEVE encoded by the coding sequence ATGGTCATCGATATCATAGAGGTGGACGGTTCTGAATATGCTATCTTGTTGCCGGTGGAGGAAGACAGCGAAGAGGCGATTATTTTAAAAATTACATATGATGATGATGGAAACGAGCTACTGGTCGATATTGAAGAAGATGAGGAATGGGAAAAAGTGGCTGACGCCTGGGAAGAGAAAATTACTTTAGAAGAAGTTGAGTAG
- a CDS encoding aldo/keto reductase — protein sequence MQYRVLGRTGITVSRLCFGALTIGPLQANLPLAEGVGVIRRALDAGVNFIDTAELYGTYPYIREALRDFGREVIVVSKCYAYTGQGMRESVEKALKMIDRDYIDIFMLHEQESILTIKGHWEAIEYLLKAREKGYVRAIGVSTHHVEGVLGAAAVPEIDVIHPLLNMAGIGIQGGTAHDMLQAVKKAFSAGKGIYAMKALGGGHLLSRSEEAFQYILSISELASVAVGMSSPDEVEYNTLLFSGQPVPPRLKSKIARQPRRLCIEEWCLGCGECVRRCMSEAISLSGGKAVANMAKCTLCGYCGSVCPEFCIKVI from the coding sequence TTGCAGTACAGGGTGCTTGGAAGGACTGGCATTACAGTTTCACGCTTGTGTTTTGGCGCCCTCACCATAGGTCCGCTACAAGCCAATCTGCCTTTAGCGGAAGGAGTTGGAGTGATTCGCCGGGCATTGGACGCGGGAGTAAATTTTATTGACACTGCGGAGCTATATGGCACTTATCCTTACATTCGTGAAGCGCTCCGGGATTTCGGCCGGGAGGTTATCGTCGTATCGAAGTGTTACGCTTATACCGGTCAAGGTATGCGGGAGAGCGTGGAAAAAGCGCTTAAGATGATTGACAGGGATTATATCGATATTTTCATGCTGCACGAGCAAGAATCTATTTTAACGATAAAAGGCCACTGGGAGGCGATAGAGTACCTGTTAAAAGCCCGGGAAAAGGGCTATGTTCGCGCAATCGGCGTTTCCACTCATCATGTTGAAGGAGTGCTGGGCGCCGCCGCTGTTCCGGAAATAGATGTGATCCACCCGTTGCTCAATATGGCGGGAATAGGGATCCAAGGAGGCACGGCGCATGATATGCTCCAGGCCGTCAAGAAAGCGTTTAGCGCGGGAAAAGGAATTTACGCGATGAAAGCATTGGGTGGTGGGCATCTATTGAGTCGTTCCGAAGAAGCCTTTCAGTATATTTTATCAATCTCTGAGCTGGCTTCCGTGGCAGTGGGTATGAGTTCTCCGGACGAGGTAGAATATAATACCCTTCTTTTCAGTGGACAGCCGGTTCCGCCAAGGTTGAAATCCAAAATAGCCCGTCAGCCGCGGCGCCTGTGTATAGAGGAATGGTGTCTCGGGTGCGGCGAATGTGTAAGAAGATGCATGTCGGAAGCTATAAGCCTATCCGGCGGCAAAGCCGTGGCAAATATGGCGAAGTGTACTCTTTGCGGTTACTGCGGGTCGGTTTGCCCTGAGTTTTGTATAAAAGTAATTTAA
- a CDS encoding VanW family protein: MKSTRVVYCILIVVALITPLVLLGSGFFSSASEKVLPGVEVMGIDLGNLSKSEGMVKLAELEKNLRATKVTLCYRDQSWPLLLNEIGFELDEEAIMDAALHAGREGNLIRQWRDRQQLKQNGKVISVAVNFDQDRLSQRTKELTRGVTVEPIDANFLVDGNDAVSVRPGKDGTGIDIEKLTSDLTSVIVEAKKPEVELTVITVPPARSTEMIRSMGINGLLAGYSTWFDAGKVSRTYNISVAARAFDEQLIRPGHEVSFNKVVGPRSSEAGYKNAPVIVNNEIVEGLGGGVCQVSTTLYNCVLLAGLEIVERYNHSLPVSYVPIGRDATVVYDELDFRFRNNTENYIYIKSFVAGGQIGFKIYGNTAYKKDVRVNSWVTQEIEPGVVYENDPNLRKGEQVVKQEGAKGFKASAERLFLSNGVVEKREYLSSSEYSPVNKVIAVGTMEQVLPQIAPSTPPPAAGWPNKPVGGQNSLGNINQPVDSVNIGNNGETSSVTGNQTVNQAIPTKPPTNQGGTSGSGTGASRGSVRVQ, from the coding sequence GTGAAAAGCACCCGTGTTGTTTACTGTATTCTAATTGTAGTTGCACTGATAACACCATTGGTTCTTTTGGGATCAGGTTTTTTTAGCTCAGCGTCGGAGAAGGTGTTGCCCGGTGTTGAAGTTATGGGAATTGATCTGGGAAATTTAAGTAAATCTGAAGGCATGGTAAAGCTTGCTGAATTGGAAAAAAACCTGCGGGCCACCAAAGTAACGCTTTGCTACCGGGACCAGAGTTGGCCGCTGTTGTTAAATGAAATAGGGTTCGAACTGGACGAGGAGGCAATAATGGACGCGGCCCTTCATGCCGGGCGGGAGGGCAACTTGATCCGGCAGTGGCGGGATAGACAGCAGTTAAAGCAAAACGGCAAGGTTATTTCTGTAGCTGTTAATTTTGATCAGGATAGACTAAGCCAACGAACTAAAGAGTTGACCCGGGGTGTCACTGTTGAACCAATCGACGCGAATTTTTTAGTTGACGGCAACGATGCTGTTTCCGTACGGCCGGGTAAAGACGGTACAGGAATAGATATTGAAAAACTAACAAGCGATCTTACATCAGTCATTGTTGAAGCGAAAAAACCGGAGGTGGAACTGACCGTCATTACCGTACCGCCTGCCCGCTCCACTGAAATGATCCGGTCGATGGGGATAAACGGCCTGCTGGCCGGTTATTCTACCTGGTTTGATGCCGGCAAAGTCAGCCGTACCTATAATATCAGCGTGGCGGCACGCGCTTTTGACGAACAGCTAATCCGCCCGGGACATGAAGTGTCTTTTAATAAAGTTGTCGGTCCGCGTAGTTCGGAGGCAGGCTATAAAAACGCTCCGGTGATTGTCAATAACGAGATAGTGGAAGGTTTGGGGGGTGGGGTTTGTCAAGTGTCCACGACCCTCTATAATTGTGTCCTGCTGGCCGGCTTGGAAATTGTGGAACGTTACAATCACTCCCTGCCGGTAAGCTATGTGCCAATCGGCCGCGACGCCACTGTTGTTTATGACGAGTTAGATTTTAGATTCCGCAATAATACTGAAAACTATATTTATATCAAGTCTTTTGTTGCCGGTGGGCAGATTGGTTTTAAAATATATGGCAACACTGCTTATAAAAAAGATGTGCGGGTGAATTCCTGGGTTACTCAGGAGATTGAGCCCGGCGTGGTTTACGAGAATGATCCCAACCTGCGTAAAGGTGAGCAGGTTGTAAAGCAGGAAGGCGCGAAAGGATTTAAAGCGTCCGCTGAGCGGTTGTTCCTCTCAAATGGAGTGGTGGAAAAAAGGGAATACCTTTCTTCCAGTGAATATAGTCCTGTGAACAAAGTAATAGCGGTTGGCACAATGGAACAGGTTCTGCCGCAAATCGCCCCTTCCACTCCTCCACCGGCGGCAGGCTGGCCAAATAAGCCGGTAGGCGGCCAGAACAGCCTGGGAAATATAAATCAGCCGGTGGACAGTGTAAATATCGGGAATAACGGTGAAACTTCCAGCGTGACCGGGAATCAAACAGTTAATCAGGCGATCCCGACGAAGCCGCCCACTAATCAAGGAGGCACAAGCGGGAGTGGGACTGGGGCAAGCCGGGGAAGCGTTCGTGTTCAATAA
- the ruvX gene encoding Holliday junction resolvase RuvX, whose protein sequence is MRIMGLDLGDKRIGVAVSDPMGWTAQGVEVIVSKGSSKADIEKIREMVQKYEVEQIVVGLPINMDGSYGQRAEKTRIMANRLAGTLHLPVELWDERLSTVQAEKLLIEADLSRSKRRRVVDKMAAALILQGYLDSRNKKLSSEN, encoded by the coding sequence ATGCGCATAATGGGCCTTGATTTGGGAGATAAAAGAATTGGTGTCGCAGTCAGCGACCCGATGGGGTGGACTGCCCAAGGAGTAGAGGTGATTGTCAGTAAGGGTTCGAGCAAGGCGGACATAGAAAAAATTAGGGAAATGGTCCAAAAATATGAGGTTGAGCAAATAGTTGTCGGGTTGCCTATAAATATGGACGGCAGCTATGGCCAGCGCGCGGAAAAAACCAGGATTATGGCGAACCGGTTGGCTGGAACACTTCATTTACCGGTCGAATTGTGGGATGAACGCCTTTCCACGGTGCAGGCGGAAAAACTGCTGATTGAAGCCGATCTCAGCCGTTCAAAACGGCGGCGGGTGGTTGATAAAATGGCCGCCGCCTTAATCTTGCAAGGGTACCTTGACAGTCGCAACAAAAAATTATCATCCGAAAACTAA
- a CDS encoding N-acetyltransferase produces the protein MIYRKAKITDVEPIHALITYYADRGLMLARSRAMLYESLRELTIAEDQGSVIGAGALNIIWEDLAEIRALAVAPEYAGRGIGRSLLKTFIDEARELAIPRVFALTYQQVFFEKCGFQVVAKESLPQKVWKECVNCPKFPNCEEVAMIIDTRNQER, from the coding sequence ATGATCTACCGCAAAGCTAAAATAACCGACGTTGAGCCGATTCACGCTTTAATTACTTATTACGCCGACCGGGGACTGATGTTGGCGCGCTCTCGCGCCATGCTTTACGAGAGTCTGCGTGAGCTAACAATCGCTGAAGATCAAGGTTCGGTGATCGGCGCCGGCGCTTTGAATATCATCTGGGAAGACCTCGCAGAAATTCGTGCGCTGGCCGTGGCGCCGGAATACGCCGGACGGGGAATCGGCCGCAGTCTACTCAAAACATTCATTGACGAAGCGCGGGAACTGGCCATTCCCCGTGTGTTCGCTTTGACGTACCAGCAGGTGTTTTTTGAAAAATGCGGTTTTCAAGTCGTGGCAAAAGAATCGTTGCCCCAAAAAGTCTGGAAGGAATGTGTCAACTGCCCTAAGTTCCCCAATTGCGAAGAAGTCGCCATGATTATTGATACTCGCAATCAGGAGCGTTAA
- a CDS encoding IreB family regulatory phosphoprotein, translated as MTWDVTDKTMMFKIQGEEYNQARDILLKVYAALVEKGYNPINQLVGYLLSGDPAYITSHGNARSLIRRLERDELLEELVKNYLKE; from the coding sequence ATGACGTGGGATGTTACTGATAAGACTATGATGTTTAAGATTCAAGGTGAAGAATATAACCAGGCGCGGGATATCCTGCTTAAAGTCTACGCGGCTTTGGTTGAGAAAGGGTATAATCCCATTAATCAGCTTGTTGGCTATTTGCTTTCAGGAGACCCCGCTTATATCACCAGTCACGGGAATGCCCGCAGTTTGATTCGCCGTTTGGAACGGGATGAGCTGCTCGAGGAACTGGTGAAAAATTATCTTAAAGAATAG